The DNA window GGGGAAAAGTTCCCAGGAGTTTGGAGCGATGTTGGTGGAAACCGCTCGGACTATTGCGCCAAATTTAACGATTCTTGATGGTATTATTGCCCATGAAGGAAATGGGCCAATGAGGGGTAGTCCCCGGTTCCTGGGTATTTTAGGAGCATCTGAGGATGTGTTTGCTCTGGACTTAAGCGTTTTGGAACTATTGGGGGTTGATCCGATGGAGGTTCCCACCCATGTTGCAGCTTTGGCTGCGGGCTGTTATGCTCAGAAGCAGGTAGAGTTTCCGTTGTGTAATCCGCAGGAATTGGCGATCGCCAACTGGAAGTTACCGGATAAGATGCAACCCATTGATTTTGGGATGCCCAGGGTCATTAGATCTACGTTTAAACATCTATATATTCGGTTAATCAAAGAGCCGATGAGCGCCTATCAAACGGAGTAGGTAATGGATAATGAACAATAGAACCGCTATTCCCTATTCCCTTAAGCCAAAGCTTGCCGTTGCTCTCGGTATTGCTCAACTTTAAGTAAGTCACCGAGGGCACTACAGGCTACAATTAAATTCCCTAAGGTTTGGCCAGTTAAGCGTTTGTCTTTGAGGTGTAGGGCAATTTGTAGGCGCTGTTCATAATAGCGAGTCGCTTCGTGATAGTTTCCTAAAGCATCGTGAGCTACCCCTAAACTGCCTAGGGTTTGTTCTTTCATACGTTGGTCTTTCACTTTTTCAGCAAGCTGTAGTCGTTCTTCGTAATACGTAATGGCTTGGCTATAATCTCCCAGGGTGTGGAAGGTATTGCCTAAATTTCTCAATACTTTGGCAGTTAAACGTTGATTTTGGGTTTTACGAGCTAAGTCTAATAATTGTTGATAATAGTGAATGGTTTGCTCAGAGTTGCCTAGGGAATGGTGGGCATTAGCCAGGTTTCGTAGGATTTGGCTTTGCATCAGGGGGTTGTCTTGTTCCCGAATCAAGGTTAAACTTCGAGCTTGATATGCGATCGCTTTGGGTAAGTCGTTGAGAGCTTTGTAGACTAAGCCCAAATTGTTTAAGCCCACGGCTAATAAGCGGTTGTCTCCCATCTCTTGCGCCAGTTCAATACTGCGACTTTCAGCAGTAATGGCTTCTGTGTAGCTTCCTTGATGACGGTAAGCATTGCCCAAATTTCCCCAAGTTTGGGCTTCTAGGCGCACATTGCCCAATTGTTGGGCTAATTTTAATCGTTGTTTTTGATATTCGATAGCCTGATTATAGTCCCCTTGGGCATAATAGGAATGACTTAAATGGCCCAAAACTTGACTAATCTGTTGATGGTTTTCCAAGCTTTCGTAGAGGGGTAAACACTCTTGCCAGTAGGTTTGAGCCGCTTTAATGTTTCCTTGTTGCTGACAGGTACTGGCTTGTTCAAAGAGGCGATCGGCTTGATCCCCCAAAGTGATCGACGATAAACTCTCTACATTAAGCGCTCCTTCGTCACGGGGAATTAATGTATCTCGATGTACCCCTTCTCGATGAATACTAACCACGGTTTGCGCTTTTCCCTGTAAATGGGTTAATCTGGATTTCATTATTTTAGCTACTCCCTTCTAACTGGTTCACCCGGTTTACCCCCTTAGAATGCACCCGATTAATATAAAGAAGGGTATTCTTTCAGGATAACTGATGAGAGTGGACAAAAAATCAGTATCTTCACTTATTTTTCACCTATTCTTTAAAAAAGTGAGACTTATATCAATTAAAAGTTTTGCTATTGCTCATGAGAACTTAACCCGATTTTTGAGGCAATTTCTATCAATTTGACAAAAGTCCGATTTTTTTGTATTGTCATAGGGTAAATTGCCCTATTTGCGATCAAAATTAAACTAACCGCATTTTTCCTTGTCTATCCCCCTACATGAAGAACAGCTTTTATTCGACCCGGTATCCCCTGAAAGCACTGCTATTCCGGTAATTTTTGCCTTTCCTAACACCTACAGTATTGGTATCACCAGTTTAGGCTATCAAGTGATTTGGTCGCAGTTGCGTGAGCGATCGCAGGTGGCAGTGAGCCGTCTATTTACGGATGGACAGGAAAAACTCCCCAGACAGGTTGAACTGGTTGGTTTCTCGTTATCCTGGGAATTGGACTATGGCAATATTTTGGTGTTACTTGACCAACTCGGTATACCCAGGCGAAGTGAGCAGCGCCAACAGCATCATCCCCTAATTTTTGGGGGTGGGCCAGTATTAACAGCCAATCCTGAACCCTTTGCTGACTTTTTTGATGTGATTTTATTGGGGGATGGGGAACAGTTATTAGGCGAATTTATTGACCGATATCAAGAGGTTCGGGCGGCATCCAGGGGCGAGCAATTGAGATATCTGGCTCAGGGAGAAGGAATTTATGTACCCAGTTTATATGAGGTGACCTACGACAGTCCAACGGGAGCGATCGCTGCAATTACGCCCCTTGAAGATAGTATTCCTGAACGGCCAACGAAACAAACCTATCGCGGTAAAACCCTCCTCGCCTCTAGAGTCGTTACCCCACAAGCCGCGTGGGAAAACATTTATATGGTGGAAGTTGTGCGATCGTGTCCAGAACTCTGTCGATTTTGCCTTGCTAGTTATCTCACTTTACCCTTTCGCACCGCTAATCTTCAAGAAGGATTAATTCCTGCCATTGAACAAGGGTTAAAATTGACCAACCGACTCGGATTATTAGGCGCTTCAGTCACCCAACATCCTGAATTTAATGCCCTGCTCGATTATCTAAGCCAACCGCAATATGACCAGGTGCGTCTGAGTCTAGCTTCTGTTCGCACGAATACGGTTACCGAAAAACTCGCTCGTATTCTTAGTCAACGGGATAGCCGCTCCATTACCATTGCCATCGAAAGCGGATCGGAAAGGCTGCGGGCGATCGTCAATAAGAAACTGCAACAAGAGGAAATTATCCAAGCTGCGATTAATGCCAAAGCAGGAGGACTGAAAGGGATTAAATTTTATGGCATGGTGGGTATTCCTGGAGAAGAAATTGAGGATTTAGAACCCACTTTAGAGTTAATGCAAGAATTGAAAAAAGCCGCGCCCGGATTGCGATTAACCTTCGGATGTAGCACCTTTGTTCCTAAAGCCCATACTCCCTTTCAATGGTATGGAGTCAACCCACAAGCAAAGAAGCGATTAAAGCTCTTGCAAAAAGGTTTAGGAAAAATTGGTGTGGAGTTTCGCCCCGAGAGTTACAATTGGTCGGCGATCCAAGCCCTAATTTCCAGAGGCGATCGCCGTCTATCTCACATCCTAGAATTCACGCAAAATTCAGGGGATTCTCTAGGGAGTTATCGGCAAGCATTTAAGCATTTTCAAGGACAACTGCCCCCGCTAGAAGATTATGTGTATCAAAATTGGTCAACCGAAAAAGTTTTACCCTGGCAACATATCCAAGGGACTTTATCTGTAGAAACTCTCAAACAACATTTAGCCACCAGTCAGAAGATACAGCGAGAGGAGTAAACTTGATGTTCAATATCCCAATGTTGATAAATTATTTTGCCTAAATGTTGAGCATCTGCGCGTAAGTAAAACAAGTCATCCGTTCTACTTCCTCAACTTAAGAGTGGCGCTCTGCCAACCAAGACACTAAATCCTCAACTCCAGTAAAATCGATCAGTGCTTCCCCCAAATCTTCCAACACTTCCACAGACAAAGACTGAATCTGCGCTTCCAATTCTGGAGAGAGCGCCCCCACTCGTCGCGTCAATTGGCGAGTGATTAAAGAGACAGCTTCACCTTGCCGTCCTTCTAGAAGACCTTCTTCATGAATTTCTTGATAAATCACTGACTCGCGCATCGTCTCTTTCCTCAATAATTGTCTAATTAACTTTTTCTCAAATCTCAAACCCGCCAGCACTTGACTACAAGCCAGGACATCTGCTTGTTGTTTAGTCTCCTCGATTGTAGCAACCTGATTCGCCACTTGCTGGAGTAACTGGCGCGGTTCAGTAGTTTTTGATAAAGTCGCAAAGGGCAGTAAACCGGGAGAAGAGAGCAGTAAATTAGGGTCTTGTTCCCAAAGTCGAATCACTTGGTATCGGTGCTGGGTATTCGTATCCTCATGCTTGGAGACCAAAACTTCCTCGGAAGTAGTTTCTCGCAAGAACATGACCACTTGATGTACGGAGCAACCATATTGCCGTTTTAACCTCACATAGTAGTCGAGCATTCGGAAGGGTAGGGGTGGTTCAGAGTAGGGACGGGTTTCAAACTCGATGTGCAGAATTTGATTCCCCGCTTTTAAGAAGGTAACCGAATCAGCGCGAATGGGTTCTTGTATCAGTTCGGTTTTGAGGACTTCAACGGGGGTGGGTGGCACTAGGGGAAGCAACCACTCGATGAAGGACTCTGGAAATTTTTCCGCGAGGTATTTGCAGGTGTTGTCGTAGGCCAAGGGAGTTAGGGGAATCGGAAGGTATCGTTTATGTTAGAGGAAGTCTGATTAATTGGGGCGATCGCGCAGCGATGCCCAGCATTATCACCTCAGCGATGCCCAGCATTATCGCCCAACCAAGACACTAAATCCTCAACTGCCGTAAAATCGAGCAGAGCTTCTCCCAGATCTTCCAATGTTTCCACAGACAAAGACTGAATCTGTGCTTGCAATTCTGGAGAGAGTTTCCCCACTCGTCGCGTCAAGAGACGAATGACTAAAGATGCCTCCCGTTGTACACCTCGCTGAATTCCTTGCTGAATTCCTCGCTGAATTCCTTCTAGCAGACCTTCTTCATGAATTTCTTGATAAATCACTGACTCGCGCATCGTCTCTTTCCTCAATAGTTGTTTGATTAACGTTTTGTCAAATCTCAAACCTGCCAGTACTTGACTACAAGCGAGAATATTCACTTGTTGCTTCCTCTCCTCGATTGTAGCAACCCGATCGGCTACTTGCTGTAGTAACTGGCGCGGTTCGGTGGTTTTCGATAAGGTGGCCAAGGGTAATAAACCAGGAGACGATAGGAGTAAATTTGGGTCTTGTTCCCAAAGTCGAATCACCTGGTAGGGATGTTGGGTTTCTCCGTCCTCATACTGAGAGACCAAAACTTGTTCGGAAGTGGTTTCTCGTAAGAAAATCACCACTTGATGAACAGAGCCACCATATTGCCGTTTTAACCTCACATAGTAGTCGAGCATTCGGAAGGGTAGGGGAGGTTGAGAGTAGGGACGGGTTTCAAACTCGATGTGCAGAATTTGATTACCTGCTTTCAAGAAGGTAACCGAATCTGCACGGATGGGTTCTTGTATCAGTTCGGTTTTGAGGACTTCAACGGGGGTGGGTGGCACTAGGGGAAGCAACCATTGGATGAAGGACTCTGGAAATTTTTCGGCGAGGTATTTGCAGGTGTTGTCGTAGGCCAAGGCAGGGAGCTTAAAACATCAGTATTACGAGTTAATGCATGTATCCTAATTCAGGATTAGGTCAGTAGCCAAAATTTCTGTGGAAATTTCCCGGAAATTGAGTCACAAGAGCTGACGATCTGTTAAGGTCTATTAAGATTTTCGATAACGTCCAAATTCTTTAACGACTCCCACTAAGGATTAATTTTCTATGGCTTCTGTGTTCAGTATTTTCTTCATTCCCTTTAAGTCCCTATGGAAACCCCTGAAACCCCATTGGTGGCTGACGGCTGTGTTGTGGATGGTGATGGCTTCGTTGGCCAGTGCGGCGGCAGTGGAATTGCGGGTAGCCATTCAGGAAGATACGGATGAAGTAAAAATTGGTAGTTCTACAGCCGCTATTGTTAAGGATGCTAATGGTCAGGTGATTGGGGAGTTAAACCCGATGGATGGGTTTACAGCTCAGTCTGATTATTATGGGGTTTCTCTGGCCCAGTGGCGAGCGGGACAGTTGTGGATAGAGCCGGAAAATGATGGGTTGGTGTGGATTGGCGATCGCTGGTATCGAGGTAGACTATTAATTATGCCCACCGATGAAGGGATTACCGCGATTAATTATGTCGATATCGAACACTATCTCTACAGTGTGGTCGGCGGTGAAATGATTCCTTCTTGGCCCCTCGAAGCGCTGAAGGCTCAAGCGGTCTCTGCCCGCAGTTATGCCCTCTATCATCGGGAAAAGACAGCCGATAAAATTTATGATGTTGGCAATGATACCTTTTGGCAAGTCTATGGTGGGGTGCAAGATGAATATGTCAGCACTCAGCAAGCGGTAGATGCAACCGAAGGACAAATTTTGGCCTATGACGGTTCGATTATTGAAGCTGTCTTTCATTCCTCTTCTGGCGGTCATACGGAGAATGTAGAAGATATTTGGTCAGAGCCGCGTCCCTATCTTCGTGCTGTACCTGATTACGATCAGCAAGCTCCAGTTTATCAATGGACAGAAGTCTTTACCTTGGCTGATATTAGGGATTTAACGGAAGGAGTGGGCAATGTTTTGTCCATTGTACCTCAAGAAAAAACACCCCAAGGCCGGGTTCGGACACTGAAAATTACCGGCGATCGCGGAGAAAAGATGATTACAGGGAGGCAGTTGAGAAAAGCCTTAAGTTTGAGAAGTACCCTGTTTAGCCTTCAACCTCTAACCGCAGGGGATAAGGCAACAGGAGCAACGAGTTTCCAAGTTCAAGGCCGGGGATTTGGCCATGGTTTGGGAATGAGCCAGTATGGAGCCTATGCCATGGCTTCTCAAGGATCAACCTATCAGGATATTCTCCGCCATTATTATACAGATGCTTATCTAGCTAGGGTGCGGGTGGCTGAATAGGGCATGGAGAATGGGGAATAGGAAACCTCCATTCCCCCATTCCCTCACTCCCAAGAAATTCCTCGCCCATTTTGGTTGAATTCAACGACAGTTTGCTCGGAAAGGAGATGGGTGGTCATTTGTTGTAGAAGGTTGAGGGGTACCGTGATTACGTCTGCGCCTGCTTGTAGAGCAGATGCGGCTTCATCGGGGGATTTGAGGCTGGCGGCAAGGATTTGAGTGTTCGTACCTTGTAAGATTTTAGCCATGGATTGGACGAGAGCGAGACCATCCCCTAGGAGTCGGGTGGCGCGGTTGACGTAGGCGATCGCATATTTAGCTCCGGCTTCTTGGGCGATCGCCGCCTGCGCTGCACTATAGATCGCTGTAACCGAACAGTCCATCAGGCGCGATAAGTGGGCAGTAGCTTGAAATCCAATCGCCGTTGCTGGTATTTTTAAAACGGTTTTCTCCCCAATGATCTCATAAGCCCGTTCTGCTTCCGCAATCATGCCCTCATAGGTAGAGGCTGTGAGTTGATAGAATAATTCGTCGGGAGCGATCGCTGCTAGTTGCCTCAATGTTTCTTCTGGAGATTGATCGCTTTTAGACAACAGGGTTGGATTAGTCGTAATTCCTTTCACCCATCCCCATTCAATAGCAGTTTGTGCTTCAGAAATTAACGCAGAATCGAGATAAATTGCCATGGGTACTCTTTTCTTCTTGGCTCTATATTAATCCATATAGCACGTAAAGGCGATCGCCTAACAATCCAATCATCATTTCTGCGCTCTTCAAGCCTCTAAATCTTCCGAAATTTTCCAACAAGGAACAGTCGCTAATAAAGATCCCATAGTGACCCCATCTAAAGGTTTAGAAATAAAATATCCTTGTACTTCTTCGCATCCCATTTTAGACAACTGGGCTAATTGAAAATCTGTTTCCACCCCTTCAGCCGTTACCGAAATATTTAAATGGTGCGCCAAAGTAATAATTGCTTCTACGATCTCAGCATTTTCCCCGTCCTCTCCAATACGACTAATAAATGAGCGATCGATTTTCAATGTATCAATCGGAAAACGATGCAAATAACTCAAGGAAGAATAGCCTGTGCCAAAATCATCGATACTGAGTTGAATTTCCCGTTGCTTCAGCTTCTCCAGAGCATTCGTTGCCAATTCTGGATTATCCATAATGGCACTTTCAGTAATCTCTAATTTTATATTTTTACTATCACAATTAGTCTTTATTAATATGCAATCAATTTGATCGATTAAAGTAGATTGATTAAATTGCTTGACTGACAAATTAACACTCATTTTAATCTGATGATTAATCCAGCCTTGTTTACACCAATACTGAAATTGAGTACAAGCTTCTTGCAGTACCCATAAACCAATAGGGACAATTAATCCCGTTTCTTCAGCAATGGGAATAAATGCACCTGGTGAAATAAAGCCTTGTTGGGGATGTTGCCAACGAATCAAAGCTTCAAAACCAGAAATATAGCCAGTTTCTAGGGAAATGATGGGCTGATAATAAAGCACAAATTCTTTATTTTCAACCGCCAATCTTAAATCCGTTTCAATCTGAAATCTTTTTTGCGTGTTTTGACGCATAAAAGCATCAAAAATTTGATAGCTTTTATGGCTCCCTTTTGCCCGATACATAGCAATATCTGCATCCCGGAGCAGTTGCTCTGGTTCTTGATAGTCAGGTGTACTAAAAACAATACCAATACTAGCATTTAAGAAAATTTCTTGTCGATCCCAATGGAAGGGCCAAGTTAAAGAATTTTTGATTTTTTGAGCTAGATTAATGGCAATACTAACATCGTCCATTCGATCGATGAGAATTGCAAATTCATCGCCTCCAAACCGGGCTAAAACTTCACTCGATCGCAAGCAAGATTGTAAGCGACGGGCTACAGAAATTAGCACATGATCGCCAACCAAATGTCCTAAAGAATCATTGACCATTTTAAAGCGATCGCAATCCATGAACAGCACGGCAAATTTATATTTATCATTAGATTTAAAGCGTTCTAATGCCTGAATCAAGCAATCCATAAACCAGACTCGATTAGGCAAACCAGTTAGAGCATCATGGGAAGCCATATGCAACAACTTTTTCTGGATTTTTTGGCGCTCTAAAATCTCAGATTCTAGCCTTTTATTCGTACTCATGAGTTGTTGATTCATGTTTTGCAGTTGCTGTGTTCGCACCTGCACACGGTGTTCTAACTCGCTATTAAGTTTGGTTATTTCTGCCTTAGCTTGGGTGAGTGCTAACTGATTTTCTATGCGGGCAATTACTTCTTCCAAATGAAAGGGTTTAGTAATATAATCTATACCCCCCACTTGAAAAGCTTTAACCTTATCAAGGACATCATCTAAAGCACTCAAGAAAATAACGGGAATATCTTTAGTCTGAGTATTCAACTTGAGGTGCTTACAGACTTCATAGCCATCCATATCCGGCATTTTGATATCTAACAAAATCAAATCTGGGGGAATGGTCTTAGCCGCAGTGATTGCCATTGGACCATTGGTCACCCCTCGCACCTTATAGCCTTCTTCTATCAAGCTATTGGATAACAGCCGTAAATTATTCAAAGTATCATCAACAATTAATAAATTTCCCTTAGAGGACATTTGACCCGGGTTATTCATGATTCAAATCACACTGAGCTATTTTCATAATTCGATCAAAACAAAATTGATCCACTAAACTAGCGATCGCCTTCTTTGCATTCCCATAGTCTTCTGACAATTGCTCTAAGAGTTTATAAATCCCATCTGCATCGGCTCCCGCAGCACAATGATACAGTTTGATGACCCAATCTTCAGCAATTCCCTCAAGATCGCTGGCCTCCAACCAATCATCCAGTACAGTTGGGGTACCATCAAGAATTGTGGTTAAACTGTCCATTGGCCCATAAAGATAACGAACTCCGAGATACTTCGCTATTGTCTCAAAAATTGCGCTCTCTTGGAATGGCTTGATCATACAATCATCACATTCGCAACAGCGATCGCAAATTGGCTCACTGAGGGGATGGTCAGTTAAGCCAATAATTATAGTGGCCTGGCCCTGCAAAGACTTACGGATTGTTTGGGTGGCTGCATATCCATTCATCACTGGCATTTGCATATCCATCCAAATCAAATGAGGTTGCCAAGACTTCCACACTTCGATGGTCTCTTGACCGTTACTCGCCTCGCGCACCTCAAAGCCAACAGCACGGAGTAACTTCACTAATAATTGCCGAATTTCCCACACATCCTCAGCGACCAAAATACGATAAGTCGGTTGACCAGGAGCTAGGCTAATGACGCGTAACGGCTTATGGGATAGGGGGACTTGCGTCGGATCGGCTTGCTCAAACGGTATATCAAACCAAAAGCAAGTACCGCCAGCAGCCGGACAAGTGAAGTGAACTTCTCCCCCCATCAATTGAACAAATCTCTGAGTAATGGATAATCCCAAGCCTGTTCCTTCTCCTGACTGACGACCTACACTCGTCTGTACAAAGGGTTCAAAAATCCTGTCTTGTTCTAGCATGGGAATCCCCGGGCCGGTATCTTGAACTTCAAACTGTAATCGATCAGGGTTTGAGGGTTTACTGACGTTCAAGATTACTTCACCTTGGGATGTAAACTTAATGGCATTACTTAAGAGATTAATTAAAATTTGACGTAATTTACTTTCATCTCCTTTCACCCATTGAGGGACATTGTCTTCACATTTTATCTGGAAATGCAAACTTTTTTTATAGGCTTTAAGGATAAACATATCTTTAGTTTTATCCAGCATTTTATACAGATCAAATCCAGAAATGTTCAGAGACAATTTACCCGATTCTATTTTTGATAAATCCAGAATATCATTAATCAATGACAATAGATGATAAGCTGAATTGTTAATGATCTTTAAAAAATCTTTCTGCTCGGTCACTACAACAGATCTGGACAGCAACTGAGTAAAGCCTAAAATAGCATTGAGGGGCGTGCGTAGTTCATGACTCATGTTTGCTAAAAACTCACTTTTGGCCTGATTTGCTGCATCGGCTGCTTCTTTGGCTTGTTTCATCTGAGACTTGGCTTTTAAGGCTTGAATGATCTGTTGGGATTTTTTCTCGATTTCTTTAACTGATTCCGCTTGTTTTATGGCAATCCCCAGTTGTTTTCCGAAGCGTACCATTGCCTTGATTTCCCAAGGCTTCCACGAGCGAGGATTTCCTGTCTGATAGGCAGCTAATAATCCCCAAAATTGCTCTCCCTGTAAAATGGGGGCAATTAAATAGGCTCGAATCTGTTGTTGCTGGAAGAATTCCAAATAGCAAGCAGGGAATCCGCGAGTGAAAACATCATTCGCTACATAACTCTCTGATACCTTACCTTGGGAAACCTGGGCTTGAAAAAAGCAATGGCTCAGTTGTTCGGTTAACTTTTGATAGGTATGGGGTAGTTTAACCAAAGATCGCTGATTTGGGCCTAAAGATTCTGCTACAAATTGACCCGTCCAATCCGGATTAAAACGATAGACGAGAGTGCGATCGCACTTCAACAACTGTCTGGCCTCATAGGTTACCGTCGTAAAAATCGTCTCTACATCTAAAAATGCCCGGGTTTTATCGACCACCATATCTACAGCCCGCTCAGTCTCTGCTTGCTGCTGCAACTGTCGTTGAATTTCCTTTTCCCTTTCTTGGGTTGCCTGTTGCAGCGCCACTTCCATCTGCTTGCGCTCATGGATATCCGAAACCACCCCAATTAACCGAGTGGGTTCCCCTATCCAATCCCGTACAATTGACACAGCGATATACACCCATTGCACCTTTCCATCTTTGCGGAGATAACGCTTTTCTAGGCTATAGGTCTGACCAATACCACTTAAGAGGTCTTCAACATAGGCTTCCTCAACCTTACGATCCTCTGGATGAGTCAATTGACGAAAGGTCATGTTAAGTAGCTCGGCCTCGCTATATCCCAACAATTGACAAAATCGTTGATTGACCTGTACTAATTGTCCACAAGGAAGAGTCAATGCAATCCCTACTGCTGCTTGATCGAAAATGGCCTGTAATCGTTCTTCTCGCTCCCATAAACTTAACTGAGCCTGTCGCCGCTCACTAATATCACGCAAACAGACAACTAAGGCTTCTTCCCGATCCCATTGCACTGGAGCTACACTAATTTCGCTCACGCCTAATACTTCTCCCTCACGAGTAATTTCAATCTCTGCGGTTTGTCCAACGACCATGGGCAATCCCAAAGGA is part of the Roseofilum reptotaenium CS-1145 genome and encodes:
- a CDS encoding PAS domain S-box protein → MFALTWIAGIGAIGANFLIGYSYVRRQQQKLKVQEELLKLSVLHSPGAIAIFDRQMCYLYVSEQWLNMYNLQEVNIIGKSHYEVFPDLPQSCKEIHQHCLAGEVKQCNEDPFYQADGSVDWISWQIYPWYTDARKVGGLIMLAQVLTPYQKTTEQLRKVEARWQTLVNSTSDGIMIIDQQGTVLFANPAAKNILHKPLSELIDYPLGLPMVVGQTAEIEITREGEVLGVSEISVAPVQWDREEALVVCLRDISERRQAQLSLWEREERLQAIFDQAAVGIALTLPCGQLVQVNQRFCQLLGYSEAELLNMTFRQLTHPEDRKVEEAYVEDLLSGIGQTYSLEKRYLRKDGKVQWVYIAVSIVRDWIGEPTRLIGVVSDIHERKQMEVALQQATQEREKEIQRQLQQQAETERAVDMVVDKTRAFLDVETIFTTVTYEARQLLKCDRTLVYRFNPDWTGQFVAESLGPNQRSLVKLPHTYQKLTEQLSHCFFQAQVSQGKVSESYVANDVFTRGFPACYLEFFQQQQIRAYLIAPILQGEQFWGLLAAYQTGNPRSWKPWEIKAMVRFGKQLGIAIKQAESVKEIEKKSQQIIQALKAKSQMKQAKEAADAANQAKSEFLANMSHELRTPLNAILGFTQLLSRSVVVTEQKDFLKIINNSAYHLLSLINDILDLSKIESGKLSLNISGFDLYKMLDKTKDMFILKAYKKSLHFQIKCEDNVPQWVKGDESKLRQILINLLSNAIKFTSQGEVILNVSKPSNPDRLQFEVQDTGPGIPMLEQDRIFEPFVQTSVGRQSGEGTGLGLSITQRFVQLMGGEVHFTCPAAGGTCFWFDIPFEQADPTQVPLSHKPLRVISLAPGQPTYRILVAEDVWEIRQLLVKLLRAVGFEVREASNGQETIEVWKSWQPHLIWMDMQMPVMNGYAATQTIRKSLQGQATIIIGLTDHPLSEPICDRCCECDDCMIKPFQESAIFETIAKYLGVRYLYGPMDSLTTILDGTPTVLDDWLEASDLEGIAEDWVIKLYHCAAGADADGIYKLLEQLSEDYGNAKKAIASLVDQFCFDRIMKIAQCDLNHE